Proteins co-encoded in one Cellulosilyticum sp. I15G10I2 genomic window:
- a CDS encoding NAD(P)H-dependent oxidoreductase, which translates to MHTTIIYDNSNLHPISSSLNTIFHDHLSNIQTINWYAIDKDSARHCIGCFNCWVQTPGSCIFKDITTPINKDIINSDLLIYVTPLLYGSYSPAIKRTLDRLIPTLLPFFKRSKGEVHHKQRYIKRPNLIMVAYNDNITPAEKNTFTALTKANAANLDASDPEVYFCSNENDMLKVAIDIKKYLSKDSMEGNI; encoded by the coding sequence ACAACCATCATATATGATAATTCTAATCTTCATCCAATATCAAGTTCGCTTAATACGATCTTCCATGACCATTTATCAAACATTCAAACAATCAACTGGTATGCTATAGATAAGGATTCAGCTAGGCATTGTATCGGATGCTTTAATTGTTGGGTGCAGACTCCTGGCAGCTGTATTTTTAAGGATATTACAACACCTATTAACAAAGACATTATTAACAGTGATCTGCTTATTTATGTAACACCTCTCTTATATGGCTCATACAGCCCTGCTATCAAAAGAACATTAGATCGTTTAATCCCTACTTTACTTCCTTTTTTTAAAAGGTCTAAAGGTGAAGTGCATCACAAACAACGTTATATTAAACGTCCCAATCTTATAATGGTAGCTTATAATGATAACATTACACCTGCTGAAAAAAACACCTTTACCGCTCTTACAAAAGCAAATGCTGCTAATCTTGATGCATCTGATCCTGAGGTTTATTTCTGTAGTAATGAAAATGATATGTTAAAAGTTGCTATTGATATTAAAAAATATCTTTCAAAAGATAGTATGGAGGGAAATATCTAA